Proteins from a genomic interval of Helicobacteraceae bacterium:
- a CDS encoding prepilin peptidase: MSYYYFLAAILGLCFGSFANVIIIRMSKGESVVFPASHCPKCKNALKLYHNIPVFSFIFLRGRCGFCGEKISVMYPIIEIATALLFCAALYKLGASYFAIFTALTLFLLLCLAVIDLQTLMAPDSLNFLALFFALVSSASILENLTDALLIAGGLSLLRMGLSSLLKKEAMGEADVIFGATMGAFLGLLGALLALFIAALSALVPALINRKSGRLETPFIPFLAFGVVIVFLFGDKIQTLLGWQ, translated from the coding sequence ATGAGTTATTACTATTTTTTAGCCGCGATTCTGGGTTTATGTTTTGGCAGTTTCGCGAATGTGATAATTATCCGCATGAGTAAAGGCGAGAGCGTCGTTTTTCCGGCTTCGCATTGTCCAAAATGCAAAAACGCGTTAAAGCTATATCACAATATTCCTGTTTTTTCCTTTATTTTTCTGCGCGGCAGATGCGGTTTTTGCGGCGAAAAAATAAGCGTTATGTATCCCATTATAGAGATCGCTACGGCGCTGTTGTTTTGCGCCGCATTATATAAACTTGGCGCTTCGTATTTTGCGATCTTTACCGCGCTGACGCTGTTTTTGCTTCTTTGCCTTGCCGTTATCGATCTACAAACGCTTATGGCGCCTGATTCTCTTAATTTTTTAGCGCTGTTTTTCGCGCTCGTTTCAAGCGCGTCGATTTTAGAAAACTTAACCGACGCGCTTTTGATAGCCGGCGGTTTATCCCTGCTTAGAATGGGGTTGTCTAGCTTGCTAAAAAAAGAGGCGATGGGCGAAGCGGACGTTATTTTTGGCGCAACGATGGGCGCGTTTTTGGGGCTGTTGGGCGCGCTGTTGGCGCTATTTATCGCCGCGCTATCGGCGCTCGTTCCAGCGCTTATTAACCGCAAAAGCGGACGGCTAGAAACGCCCTTTATTCCGTTTTTGGCGTTTGGCGTTGTTATCGTATTCTTATTTGGCGATAAGATACAAACCTTGCTCGGCTGGCAATGA
- the uppS gene encoding di-trans,poly-cis-decaprenylcistransferase: MSFPKHIAIILDGNGRYAKKLGLKDRTKGHEKGAYSVRAITTHCAKIGVEVLTLYAFSTENWKRPKSEVGFLMNMLDRYLKNELQTLQENNIRFSTIGDLSKLPKKLQKRISDTIAPTSNNDAMTLVLALNYGAKDEIVRAVKKILPREITEESIDGALDTALFPNVDMLIRTGGERRLSNFLLWQAAYAELFFTQTLWPEFNAAELDRMIAEFQRRERRFGGL, translated from the coding sequence TTGAGTTTTCCAAAACATATAGCCATCATTTTGGACGGCAACGGCAGATACGCCAAAAAATTAGGGCTAAAAGATCGCACAAAAGGACACGAAAAAGGCGCGTATAGCGTTAGAGCCATTACTACGCATTGCGCGAAAATAGGCGTGGAAGTCTTGACGCTTTACGCTTTTAGCACGGAAAATTGGAAACGCCCAAAAAGCGAAGTCGGTTTTCTTATGAATATGCTAGATCGCTATCTAAAAAACGAGTTACAAACGTTGCAAGAGAATAATATACGCTTTTCTACGATCGGCGATCTAAGCAAACTGCCCAAGAAGTTGCAAAAGCGTATATCCGATACGATAGCGCCAACCTCTAATAACGACGCGATGACGCTGGTATTGGCGCTTAATTACGGCGCTAAAGACGAAATAGTCCGCGCCGTTAAGAAAATCCTTCCGCGCGAGATAACCGAAGAGAGTATAGACGGCGCGCTGGATACCGCCTTGTTTCCGAATGTCGATATGCTAATAAGAACCGGCGGCGAGCGGCGGCTATCCAATTTTTTATTATGGCAAGCGGCGTATGCCGAACTATTTTTTACGCAAACGCTTTGGCCTGAGTTTAACGCCGCCGAACTAGATCGAATGATCGCCGAATTTCAACGGCGAGAACGACGCTTTGGGGGCTTATGA
- the coaBC gene encoding bifunctional phosphopantothenoylcysteine decarboxylase/phosphopantothenate--cysteine ligase CoaBC has protein sequence MKPLENRRVVLGVTGSIAAYKALYLARLLIKSGAIVRVVMTPSAERFIGKLSFEAIAANAVLTEDSESWASDINHIGFAKWAELFIIAPASVNTVNKIAIGAADNLLLQTFIACGAPKLIAPAANGAMLENAVTKQNIEKLKAIGVNFIDGAYGLLACKEEGTGRLAEVETIFYEACRALLSDSFWRSRTAIITGGSAKEPIDDVRVISNLSSGKTAISFAKAAFFLGAKVYMIGNVKEEFLPIEYIEANAANEIKKALDQTIAKEKRDDNRVFLFMAAAVGDYTPKHKVSGKIKKESVGENLNLALKQTIDILSSIDKSNLYAVGFKAETDPLSAYKSAIKMKRDKKLNAVCLNVIGDITRFGGEETKIKLIAKNETEFIGDKLSVAYQILQALKSEIV, from the coding sequence GTGAAACCGCTTGAAAACCGCCGCGTAGTTCTCGGCGTAACGGGATCGATCGCCGCCTATAAGGCTCTCTATTTGGCGCGGTTATTGATTAAAAGCGGCGCGATTGTGCGAGTGGTTATGACGCCAAGCGCCGAAAGATTTATCGGTAAATTATCCTTCGAGGCGATCGCTGCGAACGCGGTATTAACGGAAGATAGCGAAAGCTGGGCGAGCGATATAAATCATATCGGTTTCGCCAAATGGGCGGAGTTGTTTATAATCGCGCCCGCAAGCGTAAATACCGTCAATAAAATAGCGATCGGCGCGGCGGACAACCTCCTGTTGCAAACCTTTATCGCGTGCGGCGCGCCAAAACTGATTGCGCCCGCCGCAAACGGCGCTATGCTTGAAAACGCGGTTACCAAACAAAACATAGAAAAATTAAAAGCGATCGGCGTTAATTTCATAGACGGCGCTTACGGTCTGTTAGCCTGTAAAGAGGAGGGGACGGGCAGATTAGCCGAAGTCGAGACGATTTTTTACGAAGCCTGCCGCGCTCTGCTTAGCGATAGTTTTTGGCGCTCGAGAACCGCGATTATTACCGGCGGCAGCGCCAAAGAGCCAATCGACGACGTTAGGGTAATTAGTAATCTAAGCAGCGGAAAAACGGCTATCAGCTTTGCTAAAGCGGCGTTTTTTCTCGGCGCTAAAGTCTATATGATAGGAAATGTTAAAGAGGAGTTTTTACCAATCGAATATATCGAGGCAAACGCGGCTAACGAGATAAAAAAAGCGCTAGACCAAACGATAGCGAAAGAAAAACGCGACGATAACAGGGTATTTTTATTTATGGCGGCGGCGGTGGGAGACTATACGCCGAAGCATAAAGTAAGCGGCAAAATTAAAAAAGAAAGCGTTGGGGAAAATTTAAATCTGGCGTTAAAGCAAACTATAGATATTTTGTCTTCGATAGATAAATCAAATCTATACGCGGTAGGTTTTAAAGCCGAAACCGATCCGCTAAGCGCCTATAAAAGCGCGATAAAAATGAAACGCGATAAAAAATTAAACGCGGTATGTCTTAACGTAATCGGAGATATAACGCGCTTTGGCGGCGAGGAGACAAAGATTAAACTAATAGCTAAAAACGAAACGGAGTTTATAGGCGACAAATTAAGCGTCGCATATCAAATTTTACAGGCGCTTAAAAGCGAGATCGTTTGA
- the glmU gene encoding bifunctional UDP-N-acetylglucosamine diphosphorylase/glucosamine-1-phosphate N-acetyltransferase GlmU yields MSNLSVVILAAGAGTRMKSQTPKVLHRVSGRAILDYPVLAALELSDDTQIVLHHEFDAVKAHIERRFGDRVACVRQDCENYPGTAGALKAASPRYDRVLVLNGDMPLISGDFIKALASRKEDAAIGVFSKLDPFGYGRVIIKDDRVLAIVEEKDASEAQKKITAVNGGVYNFSRSFLDEFLPKISANNAQKEYYITDLIALGVGRNKIIGAVWGDEYILSGVNSKAELSQAEKYHQNALKEKLMNNGVAMRLPETIYIDANAEFEGECVIENGAAILGGSKIIRSVIKSHSVVEDSVVIDSDIGPMAHIRPNSEIKNTHIGNFVETKKAKLNGVKAGHLTYLGDATIDEGTNIGAGTITCNYDGKGKYHTTIGKNVFIGSDTQLVAPINIPDNVMIGAGTTVVKNPKEGDLVLSRSEQKSVADFFFKFFRKKE; encoded by the coding sequence ATGTCAAATCTTTCCGTCGTTATTCTCGCGGCGGGCGCGGGAACGCGCATGAAATCCCAAACGCCCAAAGTTCTACACCGCGTAAGCGGACGCGCGATTTTAGACTATCCCGTTCTCGCGGCGCTGGAGCTTAGCGACGATACGCAGATCGTTTTACACCACGAATTTGACGCGGTTAAAGCGCATATCGAGCGGAGGTTTGGCGATCGCGTCGCGTGCGTCCGCCAAGATTGCGAAAACTATCCGGGCACCGCCGGCGCGCTTAAAGCCGCGTCGCCGCGATACGATCGCGTCCTCGTTCTAAACGGCGATATGCCTTTGATTAGCGGCGATTTTATAAAAGCGCTAGCCTCGCGCAAAGAGGACGCGGCGATCGGCGTTTTTTCCAAACTCGATCCGTTTGGCTACGGACGGGTTATTATAAAGGACGATCGCGTTTTGGCGATTGTGGAAGAAAAAGACGCGAGCGAAGCTCAAAAAAAAATTACCGCCGTAAATGGAGGCGTTTATAATTTTTCGCGATCGTTTTTAGACGAGTTTTTGCCCAAAATATCCGCGAATAACGCGCAAAAAGAGTATTATATAACCGATCTAATCGCGCTTGGCGTCGGACGAAATAAGATAATTGGCGCGGTATGGGGCGACGAATATATTCTAAGCGGCGTAAATTCCAAAGCGGAGTTATCGCAAGCTGAAAAATATCATCAAAACGCGCTTAAAGAAAAGCTGATGAATAACGGCGTGGCAATGCGCCTACCAGAGACGATCTATATCGACGCGAACGCTGAATTTGAAGGCGAGTGCGTTATTGAAAACGGCGCGGCGATCTTGGGCGGATCAAAAATAATCCGATCGGTTATCAAATCGCATAGCGTAGTAGAGGATAGCGTTGTTATAGACAGCGATATAGGACCGATGGCGCATATTCGCCCAAACAGCGAAATTAAGAATACGCATATCGGTAATTTTGTAGAGACAAAAAAAGCGAAATTAAACGGCGTAAAAGCGGGACACCTGACCTATTTAGGCGACGCGACTATCGACGAGGGAACAAATATCGGAGCGGGAACTATTACCTGCAATTACGACGGCAAAGGCAAATATCACACGACGATTGGCAAAAATGTTTTTATCGGAAGCGACACTCAATTAGTCGCGCCAATAAACATTCCAGATAATGTGATGATAGGCGCCGGAACGACGGTCGTAAAAAATCCAAAAGAGGGCGATCTGGTTTTGTCGCGATCCGAGCAAAAAAGCGTCGCCGACTTTTTCTTTAAGTTTTTTAGGAAAAAAGAGTGA